One window of Scheffersomyces stipitis CBS 6054 chromosome 1, whole genome shotgun sequence genomic DNA carries:
- the CYB3 gene encoding cytochrome b2, mitochondrial precursor (similar to ScCYB2, the expression of which is repressed by glucose and anaerobic conditions, is induced by L-lactate and is regulated by GRR1, ROX3, HAP1, HXK2 and CYC8): MVDIEEVRKHNTKKDCWVIIHGKAYDVSDFVDEHPGGSAIIVKFAGKDATKAFDPIHPGDTLTKYLATKYHKGEVTEDDEYDDDEDDPPSEQELLRRKMVKKKPDLSQMYNLNDFEFVARHTMEKTAWSYYSSGCDDEITLRENHASYQRVFFKPRVLVDVTNIDLSTTMLGTKVSSPFYITATALGRLGHDDGECVLTRSAAKQDIIQMIPTLASCSFDEIVDAATDKQTQWLQLYVNKDREICENIVRHAEKRGIKGLFITVDAPQLGRREKDMRSKNIEDLSHVQGDDEEADRTQGAARAISSFIDTSLNWKDIKWFRSITKMPIILKGIQTVEDSLLAVEHGVDGIVLSNHGGRQLEFSKPPLEVLIELMPVLRSKGLQDKLEIYLDGGVRRATDVLKAICLGAKGVGIGRPFLYAMSTYGDAGVYKAIQILKDEMIMNMRLLGVTSIDQLNESYVDVRNFQTRYLPEDKLFGKVYEPLVSPAFKL, encoded by the exons ATGGTCGATATAGAAGAGGTCAGAAAACACAACACCAAGAAAGACTGCTGGGTCATTATCCACGGCAAAGCCTACGATGTCTCCGATTTTGTGGATGAACATCCTGGTGGGTCTGCCATCATTGTAAAGTTTGCTGGAAAAGATGCTACTAAGGCCTTTGACCCTATTCATCCAGGAGATACGTTGACGAAGTACTTGGCTACCAAATATCACAAGGGTGAAGTTACGG AGGATGATGAAtatgacgatgatgaagacgatcCTCCTtcagaacaagaattgctCAGGAGAAAGatggtcaagaagaagccagaTTTGTCGCAAATGTACAACTTAAACGACTTTGAGTTTGTAGCTCGTCACACCATGGAAAAGACTGCCTGGTCATATTACTCCTCTGGCTGTGACGACGAAATCACATTGCGTGAAAATCATGCTTCATACCAGAGAGTGTTTTTCAAACCTCGTGTCCTTGTAGACGTGACAAATATTGACTTGTCTACGACAATGTTGGGTACCAAAGTGTCCTCTCCATTTTATATCACGGCTACTGCTTTAGGTAGATTGGGCCACGACGATGGAGAATGTGTGTTGACTAGATCGGCAGCTAAACAGGACATCATCCAGATGATTCCAACATTGGCTTCCTGTTCCTTTGACGAGATTGTCGACGCGGCTACTGATAAACAAACTCAGTGGTTACAGTTGTATGTCAATAAGGACAGAGAAATATGTGAAAACATTGTACGTCATGCAGAAAAAAGAGGCATCAAGGGCCTTTTTATCACCGTCGATGCTCCACAGTTGGGTCGTCGTGAAAAGGATATGAGGTCGAAGAATATCGAAGATTTGAGTCATGTTCAGGGAGATGATGAGGAAGCGGACCGTACTCAAGGTGCGGCGAGGgccatttcttctttcatcGATACTAGTTTGAATTGGAAGGATATCAAATGGTTCAGATCCATCACTAAAATGCCTATCATCTTGAAGGGGATCCAAACAGTAGAGGATTCTCTTTTAGCTGTTGAGCATGGTGTGGATGGTATTGTGTTGTCCAATCATGGAGGCAGACAATTGGAGTTCCTGAAGCCTCCTTTGGAAGTTTTGATCGAATTGATGCCGGTGTTGAGACTGAAGGGTTTACAGGATAAACTTGAGATCTATCTTGATGGCGGTGTCAGAAGAGCGACAGATGTATTGAAGGCTATCTGTTTAGGAGCAAAAGGTGTAGGTATAGGTAGACCCTTCCTCTATGCCATGTCTACCTACGGCGATGCGGGTGTGTACAAGGCTATTCAGATCTTGAAGGACGAGATGATCATGAACATGAGGTTGTTGGGTGTCACCAGCATTGACCAGTTGAACGAATCGTATGTCGACGTCAGGAACTTCCAAACCAGATATTTGCCAGAGGATAAGTTGTTTGGCAAAGTGTACGAACCCTTGGTCAGTCCTGCTTTCAAGCTTTAG
- the CRF1 gene encoding copper resistance protein, with translation MVLINGVKYACERCIRGHRVTTCTHTDQPLTMIKPKGRPASQCQHCRDQRKMKNLHTTCTCGKKGKSPGMHLASCPCHKNSHCTCSANQAAKKVGVAPQGNIHHQTASERAKKKSLITAANADLLKRSASTSSNSNLNSNSSNGNPSTSPRSSNGTSSTFTASNSLNNYVIEDVIVPFETSNGLFDLFSSAAPSENNTSNNSINGSKTNLNDPFNTGSNSNSAGSLSPSSNFNNNNNTTMNGTNSISLSNNNYNDLSYDTNNDTAYEKDSIDLPTLATDIKRHYNNPDIDAHLSPTELELVDHMFPLFPLVGTASFDSDSNQPLSSIPQNNIFTSLHEKSAPMSTTFTNLTGTNGNGNSKVNPLVNSNGSNNSNANVTNTNADSNVSTDLSHSSSIKSLNRPHQPKPVRPIPQPSATPQSTSSNVNSTNSGNNHYQPIRPKRPESVLSIASNSSSRSFDVNHNHNSSFIVGGIPNSTNSAAYPPSGLYGAYDVHNVASGFHSDDSPHYHHFGGTGLGSTSSSTNIASNQNESDFANSENWFSELASNNNKRTTSLSTSSSFANIYENQKNGLSEDRKVSGTPDVSNGDIYGNSKLTSAVPEENGEEQNYSSSVPPAQAPMDYEVNLPMFQDLLPSFDGKSFDQDF, from the coding sequence ATGGTATTAATCAACGGTGTAAAGTATGCCTGTGAACGGTGCATTCGTGGTCACAGAGTCACCACCTGCACCCACACTGACCAGCCGTTAACCATGATCAAACCAAAAGGAAGACCCGCTTCACAATGTCAGCATTGCCGCGACCAGCGTAAAATGAAAAACCTCCATacaacttgtacttgtGGAAAAAAAGGAAAATCTCCTGGAATGCATTTGGCCTCTTGTCCCTGCCACAAGAACTCACATTGTACTTGTTCAGCTAATCAGGCAGCAAAAAAAGTGGGCGTCGCTCCTCAAGGCAACATTCATCACCAAACAGCCTCGGAACGAGCTAaaaagaagtcgttgatcACGGCAGCTAACGctgatttgttgaaaagatCTGCCTCTACGTCTTCGAACTCGAATTTGAATAGTAACTCGTCGAACGGaaatccttcaacttcaccTAGAAGCCTGAACGGCACATCGTCAACATTCACAGCGTCAAACTCTCTTAACAATTACGTGATCGAAGATGTCATTGTCCCCTTTGAAACCAGCAACGGCTTGTTTGACTTGTTTTCCTCGGCTGCTCCGTCGGAAAACAACacttccaacaacagcatcaACGGCTCTAAAACTAACCTCAACGATCCCTTCAACACCGGAAGTAATTCCAATTCTGCTGGCTCATTGAGCCCAAGCtctaacttcaacaataacaataatacTACAATGAACGGTACTAATAGTATCAGTTTaagcaacaacaactacaacgACCTCTCTTACGACACCAATAACGACACAGCTTACGAAAAAGACTCAATTGATCTTCCCACACTTGCAACTGATATAAAGCGCCACTACAATAATCCCGATATCGATGCCCATTTATCACCTACAGAACTCGAGTTGGTGGATCACATGTTTCCCTTGTTTCCCTTAGTGGGAACAGCCAGTTTTGACAGCGACCTGAACCAGCCACTTCTGTCAATTCCACAGAACAACATATTCACTTCTCTTCATGAAAAAAGTGCTCCTATGAGCACAaccttcaccaacttgacTGGTacaaatggaaatggaaacTCCAAAGTTAATCCCCTCGTAAACTCGAACGGAAGTAACAATTCCAATGCAAACGTAACGAATACTAATGCAGACAGTAACGTAAGTACGGATCTTTCGCATTCGCTGTCTATCAAATCTCTCAACAGACCACATCAGCCCAAACCAGTAAGACCTATTCCCCAGCCTAGTGCTACACCGCAatcgacttcttctaatGTTAACTCAACCAATAGCGGCAATAATCATTACCAACCTATACGGCCTAAAAGGCCCGAAAGTGTCTTATCTATAGCGTCGAATTCGTCCAGTCGCTCTTTTGATGTAAACCATAACCACAACTCGTCGTTTATAGTAGGAGGAATACCCAACTCTACAAATTCTGCTGCGTATCCTCCGAGTGGACTTTATGGGGCCTATGATGTGCACAATGTTGCCAGTGGCTTCCATAGTGACGACAGTCCTCATTATCACCATTTTGGAGGTACAGGCTTGGggtcaacttcttcttcaacgaatATAGCCTCGAATCAGAATGAAAGTGATTTTGCCAACTCCGAAAACTGGTTTTCTGAACTCGCTTCAAATAACAATAAAAGAACCACTTCGTTGTCAACATCGTCGTCGTTTGCTAACATATAtgagaatcagaagaacGGCTTATCTGAAGATCGGAAGGTTTCCGGTACACCTGACGTACTGAATGGGGACATCTACGGCAACAGCAAACTTACTAGTGCAGTCCCAGAAGAGAACGGTGAAGAACAAAactattcttcttctgtacCTCCTGCTCAGGCACCAATGGACTATGAGGTCAATTTGCCGATGTTCCAAGATTTGTTGCCTCTGTTTGACGGAAAGAGTTTTGACCAAGACTTCTAA
- the YRB30 gene encoding Ran-specific GTPase-activating protein 30 (Ran binding protein 30) (RANBP30): MDQIIAKASNQAVSFAIRSGISIASGYAIRTVTKFLEQLPESEKKRIEVTRNKIQTKINIVSISIDLIKLAAARGNSILEATVEFIDELQQEFDAFDETVDKISKQLTNGNEKESVKKVEEYMKGLLSHLNEAIPILNLSLISSGVNMKGSITTNSISPGRLLQAANYINIATTDNQLEQVGPTFDMVMYSIFYNPSRMKYIEKESLDELSLISWKETFARCSVKITKGKDNYAYNLDILEDFNDTRYHDEDESKPQLKSYDSLTISRMFFSASGKLLRLESRNSPVLIIKLVDDKTGAEEWIALGELHKGEFDDDDDDEDDEEAVGNETLTKEIRNSSLSILEYLIRLCKIQQIEQKSILEVPDELLALYLKDAVNAPTNTIIEPKSHASELRHDINSSKTNNVITMDSNINRLQNLDLDK; encoded by the coding sequence ATGGACCAAATTATTGCCAAAGCTAGTAACCAGGCTGTGTCGTTTGCTATACGTTCAGGAATCCTGATAGCCTCGGGATACGCTATACGAACTGTGACGAAGTTTCTCGAGCAATTGCCAGAGTCTGAAAAAAAACGAATCGAAGTTACCAGAAACAAGATCCAAACTAAAATCAACATAGTTTCGATTTCAATCGATCTCATTAAGTTGGCTGCTGCTCGAGGAAATTCTATACTAGAAGCTACTGTGGAATTTATCGACGAGTTGCAGCAGGAGTTCGATGCCTTTGACGAAACTGTAgacaaaatttcaaagcAACTTACAAACGGTAACGAAAAGGAACTGGTGaaaaaagtagaagaataTATGAAGGGGTTGTTGTCTCATTTGAACGAGGCCATACcgatcttgaacttgtcgttgatttcttctggcgTGAATATGAAAGGTTCTATCACCACGAATTCGATTTCGCCAGGAAGATTGCTACAGGCAGCCAATTACATCAACATAGCTACGACTGATAACCAATTAGAACAAGTGGGCCCTACTTTTGATATGGTTATGTACTCTATATTCTATAATCCCAGCAGAATGAAGTACATTGAGAAAGAATCGCTTGACGAGCTTTCGCTCATCTCCTGGAAGGAGACATTTGCTAGGTGTCTGGTCAAAATCACGAAGGGCAAAGACAATTATGCTTATAatcttgatattcttgaagatttcaacGATACGAGATACCACGACGAAGATGAGTCCAAGCCTCAGCTAAAGTCGTATGATCTGTTGACAATTTCCCGAATGTTCTTCAGTGCTTCAGGTAAACTTTTGAGATTAGAAAGTCGAAATTCACCGGTTCTCATAATCAAATTGGTGGATGATAAAACTGGAGCAGAAGAGTGGATAGCCTTAGGTGAACTTCATAAAGGTGAAtttgacgatgacgacgacgacgaagatgatgaagaagcagtaGGAAATGAGACGCTCACCAAGGAGATAAGAAATAGTTCCTTGTCTATCTTGGAGTACCTTATTCGTTTATGTAAAATTCAGCAGATAGAACAGAAGTCTATCTTGGAAGTTCCCGATGAGCTTCTTGCCTTGTATCTCAAAGATGCGGTTAATGCACCCACTAACACTATCATAGAGCCAAAGAGCCATGCCTCAGAATTACGTCATGATATAAATTCCTCCAAAACAAATAACGTCATCACCATGGATTCCAATATCAATAGACTCCAAAATTTGGACCTAGATAAATAG